In the genome of bacterium, one region contains:
- a CDS encoding M55 family metallopeptidase: MAACRVYVSADIEGVAGVVTNLQTSESARQYQEGRELMTDEVNAAIAGAFDGGATEVVVCDSHAGMQNLLPARLDERAVLIRGAMRDSLQMEGMDGSFHAVFITGTHARAGTADAILDHTWNGAMIYNLRINGRLVNEANLNALVAGRFGVPVTLITGDEATVAQARESMPKAVLVPVKRASGRGVAASLHPQEACRRIRKGAAEAVRTRGEVAPTAVPNPVVMEIEYNRTDMAQTAALVPGVSRTAPRVVRCEGDPDTIFRLQELLVYRLRYEL, translated from the coding sequence GTGGCAGCGTGCCGGGTGTACGTCTCGGCGGACATCGAAGGCGTGGCGGGGGTGGTGACGAACCTCCAGACGTCGGAGAGCGCGAGGCAGTATCAAGAGGGACGGGAACTGATGACCGACGAGGTCAACGCCGCGATCGCCGGCGCCTTCGACGGGGGCGCCACAGAGGTCGTGGTGTGCGACAGTCACGCGGGGATGCAGAACCTCCTGCCGGCCCGGCTGGATGAACGCGCGGTCCTGATCCGCGGGGCGATGCGGGACTCACTGCAGATGGAAGGGATGGACGGGTCGTTCCACGCGGTGTTCATCACCGGTACCCACGCGCGCGCGGGCACGGCGGACGCCATCCTCGACCACACCTGGAACGGGGCCATGATCTACAATCTCCGCATCAACGGGCGCCTGGTGAACGAGGCCAACCTCAACGCGCTCGTCGCCGGCCGCTTCGGGGTCCCGGTCACGCTGATCACCGGGGACGAAGCGACGGTCGCGCAGGCCCGCGAATCGATGCCCAAGGCGGTCCTGGTTCCGGTGAAGCGCGCCAGCGGCCGGGGCGTGGCGGCAAGCCTCCACCCACAAGAAGCCTGCCGGCGGATCCGGAAGGGCGCGGCCGAGGCGGTCCGAACGCGGGGGGAGGTCGCGCCGACGGCGGTGCCCAATCCCGTGGTCATGGAGATCGAGTACAACCGGACCGATATGGCCCAGACCGCGGCGCTGGTGCCTGGGGTCTCGCGCACCGCCCCACGGGTGGTGCGGTGCGAGGGGGATCCAGATACGATCTTCCGGCTGCAGGAGCTGCTCGTCTACCGGCTGCGGTACGAGCTCTAG
- a CDS encoding DMT family transporter, producing the protein MQSTPGRSSLRSRSAEGLLFGALGVLAFSFTLPATRIAVGQLDSTVVGLGRAIVAATLAAVVLAVRREPLLPPAMWGRIAIVGAGVVVGFPLFSAMALRHLSSAHSAVIVGLLPIATAVLAVVRAGERPTARFWLASAAGLAAVLAFAVAEGAGTLQGADLLVLLAVALGALGYAEGGALAREIGGWRVICWGLVATVPFIAPAVALAIIRTGLRADPAAWVGFAYVSVISMFLGFFAWYRGMAAGGVARIAQLQLAQPILTLVWSALLVGERVGPVTVAAALLVLVSVGATQRAAVRHPAGAGTIPPRLTEAMERDTP; encoded by the coding sequence ATGCAATCCACACCAGGCCGGTCGAGCTTGAGGTCGCGCAGCGCCGAGGGACTCCTCTTCGGCGCGCTCGGCGTTCTCGCGTTCAGCTTCACCCTGCCCGCCACGCGGATCGCCGTCGGTCAGCTGGACAGCACGGTGGTCGGGCTCGGCCGGGCGATCGTCGCCGCGACCCTGGCCGCCGTGGTGCTGGCCGTTCGGCGCGAACCGCTGCTTCCCCCGGCGATGTGGGGGCGGATCGCCATCGTCGGCGCGGGCGTCGTCGTGGGGTTCCCGCTCTTTTCTGCGATGGCGCTGCGGCACCTGTCCTCCGCGCACAGCGCGGTGATCGTCGGCCTCCTGCCCATCGCCACCGCGGTGCTCGCGGTGGTGCGGGCCGGAGAGCGGCCGACGGCCCGATTCTGGCTGGCCTCCGCGGCCGGCCTGGCGGCGGTCCTGGCTTTCGCCGTCGCCGAAGGGGCCGGCACCCTCCAGGGGGCGGACCTGCTGGTGCTGCTGGCGGTGGCGCTGGGGGCGTTGGGTTATGCCGAGGGCGGCGCGCTCGCCCGCGAGATCGGCGGGTGGCGGGTGATCTGCTGGGGGTTGGTGGCGACGGTCCCGTTCATTGCGCCCGCGGTCGCGTTGGCGATCATCCGGACCGGCCTTCGAGCCGATCCCGCGGCGTGGGTGGGGTTTGCGTATGTGTCGGTCATCAGCATGTTCCTCGGGTTCTTCGCCTGGTACCGGGGGATGGCGGCCGGCGGCGTGGCGCGGATCGCGCAGCTCCAGCTCGCGCAGCCGATCCTGACCCTCGTCTGGTCGGCGCTGCTGGTCGGGGAGCGGGTCGGCCCCGTGACCGTCGCCGCCGCCCTGCTCGTTCTCGTGAGCGTAGGCGCCACGCAACGTGCCGCGGTGCGCCACCCCGCCGGCGCGGGGACCATTCCCCCCCGTTTGACAGAGGCGATGGAGCGCGACACGCCGTGA